The Mustelus asterias chromosome 23, sMusAst1.hap1.1, whole genome shotgun sequence genome window below encodes:
- the aimp2 gene encoding aminoacyl tRNA synthase complex-interacting multifunctional protein 2 isoform X1: MEMYKLNPYHLDDDGGGVDLDLPTCMYKLPNVHRGAADAQDADECPALHNLESRQTEILKRLYELKAVVDGLSKTVLTPDADLDVTEINHTCLIPTIHTVANLDSILGKSSGVLRDIVINASPSEVPLSLLALHGLLCEQYKVLSSVHVHSSVQNVPSKLWNCLGEGNHCRSRREYQLGFTLVWKDVHKPQMKFSIQNMCSIEGEGNIARFLFALLGRGYDAVTSTQIDNWVDVAIFQMRKGSNKEKAAVLRSLNSALGKNPWVVGVDLTLADVVLYCALRQAEIASFPANVQRWVKSCENLACFNLALKLLK; this comes from the exons ATGGAGATGTACAAGCTAAACCCGTACCACCTGGATGATGATGGCGGAGGCGTCGACCTCGACCTGCCCACTTGCATGTACAAGTTGCCGAACGTTCATCGAGGCGCGGCCGATGCTCAG GATGCAGATGAGTGTCCAGCACTTCACAACTTGGAATCAAGGCAAACAGAAATTCTGAAACGTTTGTACGAGTTGAAGGCTGTTGTTGACGGGCTCTCAAAGACTGTCCTTACACCAGATGCTGACCTCGATGTTACAGAAATTAACCACACCTGTCTTATACCAACAATCCATACTGTAGCTAATTTAGATTCTATACTGGGAAAG AGTTCTGGTGTTCTCCGAGACATTGTCATCAATGCAAGCCCTTCTGAGGTGCCACTGTCCCTATTAGCCCTGCATGGTTTGTTGTGTGAACAATACAAGGTGCTATCCTCAGTACATGTACACTCCTCGGTGCAAAATGTTCCCTCCAAACTCTGGAACTGTCTAGGTGAAGGAAACCATTGTCGTTCACGGAGGGAATATCAACTCGGCTTCACTCTCGTCTGGAAGGATG TACACAAACCTCAGATGAAGTTCAGCATCCAAAACATGTGTTCCATTGAAGGCGAGGGAAATATTGCCCGCTTCCTTTTTGCACTACTTGGCCGTGGATACGATGCAGTGACCTCAACACAGATCGACAACTGGGTGGATGTCGCCATCTTCCAGATGAGAAAGGGCAGCAACAAGGAGAAGGCAGCCGTGCTACGTTCCTTGAATTCCGCGCTCGGCAAGAACCCCTGGGTTGTGGGGGTTGATCTGACACTGGCTGATGTTGTGCTATACTGTGCCTTGAGGCAGGCGGAGATTGCCAGTTTTCCAGCCAATGTCCAGAGATGGGTGAAATCATGTGAGAATCTAGCCTGCTTTAATCTAGCACTGAAGCTGCTGAAGTGA
- the aimp2 gene encoding aminoacyl tRNA synthase complex-interacting multifunctional protein 2 isoform X2, translated as MEMYKLNPYHLDDDGGGVDLDLPTCMYKLPNVHRGAADAQSSGVLRDIVINASPSEVPLSLLALHGLLCEQYKVLSSVHVHSSVQNVPSKLWNCLGEGNHCRSRREYQLGFTLVWKDVHKPQMKFSIQNMCSIEGEGNIARFLFALLGRGYDAVTSTQIDNWVDVAIFQMRKGSNKEKAAVLRSLNSALGKNPWVVGVDLTLADVVLYCALRQAEIASFPANVQRWVKSCENLACFNLALKLLK; from the exons ATGGAGATGTACAAGCTAAACCCGTACCACCTGGATGATGATGGCGGAGGCGTCGACCTCGACCTGCCCACTTGCATGTACAAGTTGCCGAACGTTCATCGAGGCGCGGCCGATGCTCAG AGTTCTGGTGTTCTCCGAGACATTGTCATCAATGCAAGCCCTTCTGAGGTGCCACTGTCCCTATTAGCCCTGCATGGTTTGTTGTGTGAACAATACAAGGTGCTATCCTCAGTACATGTACACTCCTCGGTGCAAAATGTTCCCTCCAAACTCTGGAACTGTCTAGGTGAAGGAAACCATTGTCGTTCACGGAGGGAATATCAACTCGGCTTCACTCTCGTCTGGAAGGATG TACACAAACCTCAGATGAAGTTCAGCATCCAAAACATGTGTTCCATTGAAGGCGAGGGAAATATTGCCCGCTTCCTTTTTGCACTACTTGGCCGTGGATACGATGCAGTGACCTCAACACAGATCGACAACTGGGTGGATGTCGCCATCTTCCAGATGAGAAAGGGCAGCAACAAGGAGAAGGCAGCCGTGCTACGTTCCTTGAATTCCGCGCTCGGCAAGAACCCCTGGGTTGTGGGGGTTGATCTGACACTGGCTGATGTTGTGCTATACTGTGCCTTGAGGCAGGCGGAGATTGCCAGTTTTCCAGCCAATGTCCAGAGATGGGTGAAATCATGTGAGAATCTAGCCTGCTTTAATCTAGCACTGAAGCTGCTGAAGTGA